TACTATATTCAAGTCCAATTTATTCCAATAGTAAGCACTTTGTATTTTAGGCAAATTAGTGGTTCCACAAAATAGAGCTTCTCTAAATTTTATATTTACCACTCGACAAGCATAAAAGTCTCTAATTAGAATAAAAATTTCCTAATACCATCAATAACAGTAAGATCTCAGTTCCAACTAGACTGTATCACTTATATAAATCATTTATTTCCATCacgttttattttagttaagtcCACATTGACCCCGAAGGATCCTAGGTTTTAGGATACAACTTCCTTTTATATAATTTTACGTCTATCTATCTCTTTTTATCACATTACATCATATTGTCACATCAACTGATTAGAGCATCTGGAGCTCTACGCAGGACATAACCAATCTTAAGCAACCTTTTGTCATTTGAAACTCCAGGTGTGCACATGCGCGCTCTGTTGGAAACGATAATTTCTATTCTTGTCCAATTGTGCATGGCCGACATTTATCTTAATATCCGCATTTGTACAACTCTCATGTTATATATTGAGCATCTAAAGCCCAATGCCCAATGCCCAAGCCCAACTGTTCCATAGAATCTTTTTTAACTATGGCAGTTAATTTCCTGTAGCATAGTATGTCAAACCAATCCTCCCTCTCCCTCCCTCCCTTTACTTTTTGGTCATGAAGGAGGTATCCGGATGTCAGTATTTGGACGGGTATCACATGATTTAAAGCCTACATCATGGTAGAAAATGTAATAAACCTTCGACTTACAGGAATATGGATCATTGGAGCGCCGCCAAAATAGGAAGAGAAGAGCTCAGCGTTAAGAGTAGCACTCATCAAGATCAGCCTCAATTCCGGTCGACGGGGAAGGAGATCTTTAAGGACAATCAATAGGAAATCTGAAAGGAAAGACAACTCTAGTAAGCAACTTGAAGTACAAGAGTTTAAAAAACTGCAACATTGCCAGGTGGGCAGATACCTTCATTCATTCCCCGTTCATGAATCTCATCTACAATAACGTGAGTGACACCTCCCAAATTTCTATCAACCAGTAATCTCCTTAGAAGAATGCCagtggtgcaaaataagaggcGTGTATCCCTCCCTTTCATGCCCTCAAGCCGAACCTTGTAGCCCACCTACAAATTGGAGAACACAACCAGAAGAAAAAACATTTTATATACCCAATAAACACATACAGAAGAAATAGCAAGAGCCAAAAACTCACAGATTCTCCCAGACTCTCCCCACGCTCTGCAGCAACTCTTTCAGACACAGCCATAGCAGATATTCGCCTTGGTTGAGTACAAATAATATTACAAGTAGCTCCACGAGCAGCTTCAATCTCAGCTTCTAAAATGTACTGAGGCAATTGGGTAGTCTTACCACATCCAGTTTCCCCAGACACGACCACCACCTGCACCACAACCAATTGCTGTCAGGACCCTTCTTCAAATgaactttcttttcttctttttgagaatGTATCTTCACATGAATCATTTTGCCAGCCTAATTCTAGGAAAGCAAGCCTCAATTGGATTAAAGTATTCATTAACATAAAAGTATCACTCTTTCACTCTTACTAATATATAAAAGATAAACACTGCACTAGTTGGCAGTATCTCCTTGGTACTTGCCTTAATAAAATTAGCTTATTTTatcaacaaaacaaataaaagaagaagataaaactGGACTATCAGAAATGCAGGTTAGGGCCCATATATCAAGAGGACTTCGTGATGTGCTATTTTCACCATGCTACACCGTCCGCATAAAGCAACCCACAAATGCGCTTACTTGCGATGGATTCATTGGTCAATCAAAATTGAAAGTGAAAATCTAAATCAAGTCAAATAAGAAGCCTTGGAAGGAATACCTACTGTTATTCAACCTACATACATAGCAACAGCAAAGCCATACAAGTGAATTATTTGACAGAACTGCATATAAACCTGATTCTCAGAAATAGCTCTAAGCAAtgtctctctctctttatatGCTGGGAGATTTCTTCGAATTTCTTGCATCTTCTGGCCTTCTGGAGATCCCTACAGAAAGATGGCTGTCAGTCAAAACTGATGTTTAGGGTACTGCATAGAGATGAGTTGTTGTATTGCAGTACGCAATCAAGAGGCAACTTGATAGTTACCTTTTGCAAAAATTCTGTGTGTACATTACTGAGAACTACAGAGCAAGTTCCATCAATCCACCACTACCCACTATACCATCTAAAAACTTAGAATATAATTTCTAAAACTTTTGACAAAGACAAATGTAAAATTGATTTTTAAATTACACATGAACTTAATTAGTTAATTTGTTCTGTTTAAGAAGAAAACATATTGGCTATCCATCATCTTGTGCACTAAATTTATAGTACAAAAGTTACTGCAATAGCTGTTCACAGTTTGGTTATTATGCATTTCAActtttttatttgtttgtgtGATAAGTAACAAGTTAATTTGCATTTCTTTTTTACTTGTAggaatgaaaagaaaaggaaaaatccaGGGAATCACATTGAGCATGTAGAGCTCGACCAAAATGGGACATATTTACAAAGTCCACATGCAGAATACAAAAATAGTCATTAGATATCTTGAACTTCCCACTCCCAAATACAGAATTAAGAATGAATATCATAAACGTATGTAATGAGTGCAAGTGCAAAACCAAGGAATGCAAATATTATAACATGAACGCAGCACTGGAAGAACAGGTCCCGGCCCCTAAGCCACTCTAAATGGCTCACGATTGTGTTGAGTAATTCAACCTCCAACAAGCAGTAAGTTAATTTGACAAGATGATCACAACTATCCCTAAAATATTTAGTACTTGAAAACTTGTACTCTATTATGTGATGCTTCACCTTGTTGGGCTCTGCTAAAGTGCCAAGCCATTACACATTCTTTGTGAACAGCATCCATATTTCTCAGGTTACAAGATACAAAACATTTTGAAGAGAGAGAAGAAGACAGCAGCCTAACGTGGCCCAGATGATAGAGGAGAAATAAGGTCTGAACAACATACggataacaacatgaaacaaataaAAAGTCTAGAAAATGAAACATGTGTTATTTGCAACAATCTGGCAAAAGATAGAATATAACCTTCCAATCTTCTTGTCTGTTACGCATCTCCAAGCTCCTTCGCCTGAGAATTTGCTCTGCAACAACATTTCGTGCAAATGGCTTCTCATTCTCATAAAACTCTTTATCATTGGGAGAAGCATTATGTGCAAAGTTTTCCTTGTTTCCGGACTTTTTAGAAAGATGTGCTTTAAGAAGATCGTCTACCCTGTTTTGTAATCCATAAGGCAATACTACCTAAAATATCAATGCGAGATGCATTAATTGAAGAACATACTGGAAAAAAGAATGAAGCATAAAGCACATATAGCCAGATAAAAAACTTCATGTTAACACTTATTTACCTCTCTCTGTGGACGCTTAGCATCCAAATCCGGCCTATAATTCGGCAATGGGACTTTGCTAAACACAACTGCTTTTTCATACTGGCGGCTGCATCAAAATATATACCGAATAAACTCACAACAAAGTGAACATAAAAAGAACATCACATCACATATGTAAATGTTAAAGAAATTTGATATACCAATGCAAACCCATTCTAGTTGCCAGAGCTGATATATGCTCAAAATCCCGACGGTCCTTTTTCTCCCTTGAGATCACTTCTTGGTCATCTTTTTTGCGCATTAACATGTTTAGCTTCCACCTCCATTCTTCAATATTATGAAGGGTTCCATCACACTAGAGTTGATAACAAACGAAAAGTGAGAAGAATCGTATAAGCTGAAAAATAAAAAGTCCCTAATTTTATTAGACACTTACCAGTTGCTTAGACGACTCAGTTTCACGATCAGACTCGGACTCAGACTCatactcatcataagcaaaacGACCATACCCTAAATTCTGCTGATAAAGAtacggaaaagaaaaagaagaagatgatgaaccaTTTCTTTTCCGCCTTAATACAACAGACGAATTAGAAGAGCCCTTGGCGGAGCAAATGAATCTAATTTGTGACGGGCAGTGAAGAAGAGGGGCTGTGTTAAAGTGGAAACAAAATTGTAGAGAAGTGGTGGTAGTGGAAGACATAGTGGTGAGGAATTGGGTGGCTTTGAGCCTCACCTTGAGGCAGTTTTGAATAAGGTTAGAGTAAGGCATGGGCATGGTGATTATGCCTAAAAATTAAGTTGAAGATTTTTTCAGGGAAACCATTTTTGTAATTTTGTGGTTAGGGTTTAAGGAGGGAGATGAAAATGAGGAATGGGTAAGAGGTGGTTGCATAGTAGTCACAGAACCAATGGCGTGCCGCAGCTGAGCAGCATCGACCAAATATTATTTGTACAACTACCATTTACTACTTTACTATGTTTTTCTTCTTTCGGGTTAATTGTCGGTTTGGCCCCTGTAGAAAGAAAATATGTCGCTTGACCTCTCTGTATTCCTCGAGGGGTTTAGGGTTTGAAGTTTCGTTTAATTTACATCTTTAAAGATATGGCTTGACCCTTGGAGGATTGGTAAATGATAAAAGGTAAAAACTTACTTGCATAGCACGTTTGATTTATGAGTTAAGGAATCGTTTGATTGGCAGGATTATTTTATTTCATGCTTTTTTGAACATTTGAATTAGCAATCTTATAACTAATTTATATTATAATTATAGTATTATTTTATCCCACGTTGAGGGTGGAATGATAATACCTATATTACTTTCCCTCCAACTTATTTAGTATACGTCAACCACATATTTTATATTATGCCCTATGTATCTCATTTTTAATCCAATGAACCAAACATCTCCTAATATATATCCACTAAATAATTATGTCACTATTTAATTCTTATATTATAATCCAATCATTATAATCTCAGATAACTAGTTCCCTGATCATGGAGAAAAATGTTATAGGTTAATATCTAGAATTATAATTTGATTTTTgtattaatatataaatatagttCGTTATAATGCAAAAATAAGAATATACATGTCAAAATACGACAGAGTAAGAGTGTCGTAGCACTCGTGTACACCTCCACCTCATGttattctaatttttttttcaagttgAGCAAAAAGCAAAGGCATAGATGTTTTACCTCATTTGGATAATACTTTTTTGTTTTCGAGTTGCATGAAGTGTATAGTGTactaataaataattttttttgcctTCTTgctatgtatttttatttttagagattgATTAGTACACTATTTTGTTTACCATAAATTCATAAATTCAACCATCTTAACAAAAATCTTCACTATAATACTGGTGATGGGAAACGAGAAAAAGTTGCACAAGATTATGTAGAAGGAAAGTACTTACATGCATGTACGCAATGCACTAATTCAAATAAGTACGCTTATATAAGCTTTATCATTTACCTATATTAATGATATAACTTCGTATCACAATTTGTTAGTTTACTACAACAAAGTAATACTATTAAGATACATAAATTTACATTGAATGTGAATAAGATTTTTAAATACAGAGCAATCTATTTGTATTATTTTCCACACGACTACCTTCTTCTTCAAAAGACCTAATATCATTAAAAACTTTAGGATCCATTTTTGGGTGAAAATATATCAATAGATTAAATCGGGGTAGAAACAGAAGAAGAAATGAAGTGGGGGGTATAAACAGCAAAATGGAAAAATATCGGGAACCCTCTGGAAGGTAAAAAGCCCAAAACCCCCTTCCCAAATTTCAATTTGTCCAGAACCTACgctcttttctctcttcttcGCTAGGGTTTCGGTACACAGTTCCCATTTTCCCACTCAATCTGAATCATCTCGATCCAGCAGTATTCCATCTAGGGTTTCGTCAATCTCGATCTCAAAATGGCATCTTCAGCGGCAGTGTCGGCGCCCCGCGCCGCTCCTTCATCTAAAACCGAGACGTTCGTCGACAATAAGCGGAAGGACGACATCCGCATGGCCAACATTGCCGCCGCACAGGCCGTAGCCAACGCCGTCCGTACAAGTCTCGGCCCTAAAGGAATGGACAAGATGATCTCTACAGCAAACGGAGAAGTTATTATCACCAACGACGGAGCCACTATTTTGAACAAAATGGAGGTCCTTCAACCTGCCGCTAAGTTCCTCGTTGAGCTTTCCAAGTCACAAGACGTTGTCGCCGGAGACGGAACCACCACCGTTGTTGTTATTGCCGGTGCATTGCTCAAACAGTGCCTTTCTCTTCTCTCCGCCGGTATTCACCCAACTGTCATCTCCGATTCCTTGCACAAGGTGTCTACGAAGGCTGTTGAGGTTCTCACAGCCATGGCCATTCCACTTGAGCTCACTGACCGTGATTCCCTCGTGAAATCAGCGAGCACGGCCCTTAACAGTAAGGTAGTATCGCAGTACTCTACTCTTTTAGCTCCTTTAGCTGTTGATTCTGTGCTTTCGGTTGTGGACCCCGCAAAACCTGACATAGTTGATCTAAGAGATGTTAAAATTGTTAAGAAATTGGGTGGTACTGTTGATGATACAGAGTTGGTAAAAGGTTTAGTTTTTGACAAGAAGGTCAGTCATGCCTCGGGCGGTCTCACGCGTGTTGAGAAAGCTAAAATTGCTGTGATTCAGTTTCAAATTTCACCTCCAAAAACTGATATTGAGCAGAGCATAGTAGTTTCTGATTATACTCAGATGGATAGGATTTTGAAAGAAGAGAGGAATTACATTTTGGGCATGATTAAGAAGATTAAGGCGACTGGGTGTAACGTTTTGTTGATTCAGAAGAGTATTCTGAGGGACGCGGTGACTGAATTGTCTCTGCATTATTTGGCAAAGGCTAAGATTATGGTGATTAAAGATGTTGAGAGGGATGAGATTGAGTTCATTACCAAGACCTTAAATTGTCTGCCTATTGCCAATATTGATCATTTCAGGGCGGAGAAACTCGGATTTGCTGATTTGGTTGAGGAGATATCTCTTGGGGATGGTGGCAAGATCGTGAAGATCACAGGGATTCAGGACATGGGCAGGACCACTTCGGTGCTGGTTCGTGGGTCAAACCAATTGGTCCTTGATGAGGCAGAAAGGAGTTTGCATGATGCGTTGTGTGTTGTAAGATGTTTGGTGAGCAAGAGGTTTTTGATTGCAGGTGGAGGGGCACCTGAGATTGAGCTTTCTAGGCAGTTGGGTGCATGGGCAAAGGTTCTACAGGGAATGGAAGGGTATTGTGTGAGGTCATTTGCTGAAGCTCTCGAAGTCGTTCCGTATACTTTGGCTGAGAATGCTGGGTTGAACCCAATTGCGATTGTGACTGAGTTGAGGAACAGGCATGCACAGGGAGAGATCAACACGGGGATCAATGTGAGGAAGGGACAGATCACTAACATCTTGGAGGAGAATGTGGTGCAGCCATTGCTGGTGAGCACAAGTGCAATAAGCTTGGCCACTGAATGTGTGCGGATGATTTTGAAGATTGATGACATTGTTACGGTGAGGTAGAGTGATGTTATGTGAAGTTGCTGGAAAATTAGAGGATTGTTTTCTCATATCTTTCGTTTTTGATTTGTGTGCTTCAAGAATTAGTGGTTCTCTGGTTCTTCTTTATTTCAGATTATATTCTGAACTTTGAATTTCAGTTTTGCTTAGCTAGTTTTTACTTGCTGGGGTTCTTCATTCCATTTAATCTTAGTTTTGAGTGCATGACTGCTCTTTGTATGTCTTTGTTGGGAACATGATGCAGTATGTAACATGTGGATCACTATCATTTATCAATATTAGTAATCAGATGCTCCTTAGTTGATGTATTTGGTTTTCCTCCAGCAATATGTGTGCCAATTAGTTATCAAATAGCACTGCCTGTTCAAATTTTTTCTTTACCACGTGCTTCTTGCACTTTGTTGTCTTATGACCCACCAAGCGAGTTTGCTATCTCGTTTACATTTGTGTGTGCTGATGAATGTTCTCAGGCACTCTCTACTTATTTTCCCTTGGGCAAATTGTGGATCTGGTTCGATATCAGATGTTTATTGGTTAGAGGCGTACCTTTCTTTTCCTCCTTTCCTCTAGGAAAATAGTATTAATTCATTCTAATGCCTAAAGTAGAGTAAATGTTAAATATGATCTTTTTTCTTGCATGAATGAAATAACAAAAAATCACATAACTTTGTTAtaagggtaagggctcaaaaagAGTGACGATGAAAGCCTTTTTCTGTTCATCCCCCCGAGTCGGGGTATTCTGTTGGTTGGGGTGGGGTGGGTGAGAGGAGTGGGCATGCCATGAGTTCTGGCAGGGTGACAGAAGCTTATATACAAAGAGAGCAAATAGAAGAAATGCAAGTAAAGGAGGTTGAGAAAGATTGGTCAGTTTGGGCTACCTGGTTTCCTTGTAAAATAGGAATATGAGAGTTGCTGATTT
This sequence is a window from Nicotiana sylvestris chromosome 3, ASM39365v2, whole genome shotgun sequence. Protein-coding genes within it:
- the LOC104243665 gene encoding T-complex protein 1 subunit delta, whose protein sequence is MASSAAVSAPRAAPSSKTETFVDNKRKDDIRMANIAAAQAVANAVRTSLGPKGMDKMISTANGEVIITNDGATILNKMEVLQPAAKFLVELSKSQDVVAGDGTTTVVVIAGALLKQCLSLLSAGIHPTVISDSLHKVSTKAVEVLTAMAIPLELTDRDSLVKSASTALNSKVVSQYSTLLAPLAVDSVLSVVDPAKPDIVDLRDVKIVKKLGGTVDDTELVKGLVFDKKVSHASGGLTRVEKAKIAVIQFQISPPKTDIEQSIVVSDYTQMDRILKEERNYILGMIKKIKATGCNVLLIQKSILRDAVTELSLHYLAKAKIMVIKDVERDEIEFITKTLNCLPIANIDHFRAEKLGFADLVEEISLGDGGKIVKITGIQDMGRTTSVLVRGSNQLVLDEAERSLHDALCVVRCLVSKRFLIAGGGAPEIELSRQLGAWAKVLQGMEGYCVRSFAEALEVVPYTLAENAGLNPIAIVTELRNRHAQGEINTGINVRKGQITNILEENVVQPLLVSTSAISLATECVRMILKIDDIVTVR